From Calditrichia bacterium:
AGTCAGAACTGTAGACGAACACTTCCTTGTTTTTGAACAACTGATCAACGCTGTCCATCAGTCTGCTCCTTCTGCCAAGATTTGTTTTAACACCAATCCCGGCGACACTGCTGAAGCTGTGAAACGCTGGATATAACAAGACCTTTCAGCGGACGCAGTTGCTAACGCGCCTGCTCCACAAAAGGCTGGCGTTATACGCTTTTGTTAAAATTAATTTGGCAAAATCGTAATGCTTGTGATAATGCTAAAATATAAACAATTGCATATATACTGCTAATTGGTAGGATAAGAACAGAAATATCCGCCATCGGTGTCCTCAATATTAAACAAATAGAATCAAAACTTTATACAATAAGGCGTTGAAAAATGGATATTAAAGAACTTTACAAAAGACCAAATATCGAACAAGACAAAAAATTGAAGAATAAGTATGTTTTTTTCAATAAACTGATTAATGAATTAAAGAAAAAAGAAATACCTTCAGCGATAGTTACTTCAGTTAACCAAGATATTGAAGGGATTAACTCATTTTCCGGTTCGAATAAAGACTTATTGAAACAATTGAGAAAAGCGGAGTCCAGCATATTGAAATTGATTGAGCAAGAACTTAAGCTCGTAACGATAAATCATTACCGTAATCGGTTAATGGCTTTAGGCATTGCATTTGGCGTTTCTTTAGGAGTAGCGTTTGGAGCTAGTTCAGGAAATATGGCGTTTATAGGAATCGGAATACCTATAGGAATGGTTATTGGTCTTGCTGTTGGAACTGCAATGGATAATAAAGCTAATGAAGATGGCAATCAGCTTGACGTAGAAACTGAACGCTAAACGAGAAAAAATAAACCGTATAAGACGCAGTTTATTCAAATCGTTAGAATTTATATTTTTGGTTATTATCGCGTATAACAAATCGTTCAAGCCGACCCCGTCAAAGGCGGGTCGCCTTAACTCTTGTCGTTAGATTAAACCTGTCTATCTTGTCCAACTACTAAAATTGACAGCTCTACCCCAAAAACAATCCCTTGCAAAAACCCCGGTAAACCGGTAATCTGTATCGAACAACCGTTAACTACAACCGATGGAGAATCGCATGGCAGACGATGAGCAAGCGACATTCGAATGGCAGGTAAATATCGTATGCGGAAAATAATTGCAGCCTTAAATATGACAATTGACGGGGTTTGCGACCATACTGCCGGAATACCCGATGCCGAATTACATCAACATTATACAAACCTGTTAGATCAGGGAGATACAATTCTGTATGGCAGGACGACGTATCAACTGATGGAATATTGGCGAACCGTGCTGGAACATCCTTCTGAAGAACAAGCAATGAATGACTTTGCAAGGGCTATAGACAGGATTCCGAAAATCGTTTTCTCCCGCACGCTTAATACGGTAGACTGGGAAAGCGCAACCCTGGCAACACGTGACTTAAAGGATGAAGTGTTGGCACTCAAGCAATCCCGCAATGGCGGGAGTAAGCCCATTTTTGTCGGTAGTCGCAGTTTGATTATTCAGCTGATAAAACTAAATTTGATTGATGAATGCCAGCTTTGCATTCATCCGGTTGTTGCAGGTAAGGGGTTGCCTTTATTTGAAGATATTAACGACCGGATTCTTTTTAAACTCGTTAAGCATAAAACCTTTAACAGCGGCGCGGTAATCCTGTATTATCAACCGAAGTAGGAGAACACCATGGCAGACGATGGGCAAGCGACATTCGAATGGAAAGCACCTCAATTTCATTTTCAGGTGAATTGGGGCGGTGTGCTCATGTCGTTTCAGGAAGTAACCGGGCTGGACAGCGACACCGATCCAATAAAATACCGTTCCGGCAATAGTGATGCTATTTCATTAGCCGAAATGCCCGGATTAAAGAAATCTGGCAATATCATCCTGAAAAGAGGTACTGTGGCAAGCGATACCGCATTCCGGGAATGGTTTAACCAGATTCAACTGAATGAGATCAAGCGCGTGCCGGTTACTATCCGCCTGATGGACGAAACCGGTGCAGCAACAACAACCTGGACAGTAACCAATGCCTATCCGCTAAAGATTTCCGGCACTACTTTAGACGACGGTAGTGGCAATGCTGCTATTGAATCTATCGAAGTTGCTAACGATGGGTTTACGATAGGGTAATGCCGGGAGATTCCTGCGCAGTTCGAAGAATTGACATCCGCCTTTGTCACCCGTTCGAAGAGTTGACATCCCGCTTTTTCCTCCTTTGAAGAGTTGACATCCCCCTCAGTCCCCTTCGAAGGGGAGGTTTTAGAATCTTTCCCGTTCGAAGAGTTGACATCCGCCTTTGTCACCCGTTCGAAGAGTTGACATCCCGCTTTGTCCTCCTTCGAAGAGTTGACATCCCCCTCAGTCCCCCTTCGAAGGGGGAAGTTTTAAAGGTTCGCCCTTTGTAGGGGAATAATGACTGTGCTGTACTTTACCTGCCTGTTCAACACCGCCGTGTGTCCAATGTTACAACATTGTTAAAGTTACAGTTTGAACATATCGATAATTATTCTCGACAATTCTAAGCAATACGGCATCCTCGATGCTGTTACAACAATTCGGTTGAACAAATTATTTTCGGAAAGTGCGGGGTATGGTAAAGACCTTTATTCTCAATCAATTGCATAGTATCCACGGTAAGGTGATGTTGGCGGTTACAACTGTTATGGTTCTGGTATTGGCTGCAAATGTCGTTATTTCGAACTATGCCATCCAGAAATATGAAGCATATACCGCTTCGCTCACCAATAAGCTCCTTACAGAAACGTATGAAAAAGAGCTGATGAGCACAACCCAAACGGCGGTTTCTATTGTAAAGGCGGTGTATCAACGCACCGATCTGAATTCGGCTGAAAAGCTGGCGTTAACCCGTTCGCTGTTACATCCGGTTCGTTTTGGCAAGGAAGGTTATTTTTTTGGTTATGAGTTGAACACCGGTGTAAACCTTATCCATGGCTCCAAACCGGAGTTAAACGGGAAAAATCTCTGGGATGCAAAGGATGCCAATCAGGAATATTTTATTCAGGCGTTAAACAAAAATTCGCAAAAAGATGGCGTGTTTACCAAGTATTTTTATCCCAAAATAAATAGCGGTGCGAATGAATCTTATCCGAAACTGGCGACATCCTATCTGATACCTGAAGCCAATATGTGGATCGGAACCGGTGCCTATATAGATGATATCGAAACCAACCAGGCCAAATTTTCAACGGAAATTCACGATATGATCGGCGGTTACAAAGCAACCGCGCTGCAGTTTTTTATCATCTTGTCAATTGTCAGTTTGATCAGTATTTCGTTTGTCGTAAAAAAAATCACCCGACCGATCAAAACCGTTACTGCCATTGCAAAAAGTATCTCGTTGGGCGATCTCGATCACCGGATTTCTTCTACCCGGAAAGATGAGGTGGGGCAGTTGTTACAGTCCTTCCAGCTAATGGGTGATTATTTACAGTCGATGGCAAACACCGCAGAAAAGCTGTCCACCTTTGATTTAACGGCAGATGTCCACCTTCAATCTGAAAAGGATCGATTGGGATTGGCTTTCACGCAAATGGTGGACAGTTTGAAACACCAGGTAAAAGAAATATCGGAAATGGTTCGCGTGCTAAATGCTGCCGCAAACCAGGTTTCTGCATCTTCCACAGTAGCCAGTCAGGCGACGTCACAAATCAGCGCGGCAATCCAGCAACTTTCCATTGGGGCAAGTGAACAATCCAATGCAACGGTTCAGGCAAACAGTTCTGTTCTGGAAATGAAACGAACCATCGATGGCGTTGCCGAAGGCGTTAACAAGCAATCTGAGGCGGTGGCAAAGACGGCAAATTTTAGCAATCAAATGGCGTACGAAATAAAGCAGGTTGCCAAAAGTGTTAAAGTGGGGATGGAGATGGCCACCAATGCGACCGGCGCCGCAAACAAAGGTGCGGAAATTGTCAATTCGACCATAAACGTGATGCAAGTGATCAAAACCAAGGTCGATAAATCGGCTGAAAAGATGTTGGAAATGAACAAAAGCTCAGAGCAGGTTGGCTCCATTATCGAAACAATTGATGATATTGCATCGCAAATTAACTTGCTCGCCCTGAATGCGGCAATCGAAGCCGCCCGCGCCGGTGAACACGGCAAAGGGTTTGCCGTTGTTGCGGACGAAGTGCGAAAGCTGGCTGAAAAATCGTCGAATGCTACCAATAAAATTGCAGCCCACCTCAATGCCATTAAAAGCAATGTGGTTTCGGCAATTTCATCGATGGAAGAAGGATTGGCAGAAATCCAGAACGGTGTTGAACATTCAAACCAGGCCGGCAATGCCATCCAGACCATTATTCATGCGGTTAAAAATGTAAATGCGCAGGTTAACGGCATTTCAAATGCTTCGATAAAAATGAGCGAATCTTCCAATGATATGATTTCGGCAATGCATCTGGTATCGGATATTGTCGATCAAAACAGCGCTGCTGCGGAAGAAATGGCTGCCAGCTCTGTTCAAATCTCTCAGGTTATCGGTAATATCGCACATGTCAGTGAGGAAATCAGTTCCGCCATTGCTGATGTCGGCAAAGCCACAGAACAAATGGATCAGCAGGTGAGCGCGGCGAGCACTTCTTCGCAATCGCTGGGCGAGATTGCCGTGGCGTTATCAAATATTATCAATCAATTTAAACTGTTGGACAAGCCGGCAGTTGGTCGTGACGAACGAGTCCCCACAGTTGAGATATCTGCGCCATACACGGTTCAGGTTTAATGTGATTGATTGATATTAAGCTGTCACGAAAATGCGGGACGCATATATGCGTTCCGCAACAGAAATGATGGTTAACATCCTGCCCAACAGCCACACGCTTTGTCAATCCTGCTCGGCGGCGAGGGCGCTCCTTTGGGGCAGGAATCTCCCGAAAGCCAGCATCGTTTTATTCCCGTCCCGGAATTCCATCAGAAACAAAACCACAACCCTCGCGTAAGCAACATTCAGGAATCCACCGTTTACAGCGTTTTACGTCCTGATGTGCATTTGGCAATTCCCCAACAAATCAAACAGCAGTGTAATGTCCATCTCAATAAACAGAAAGCAATATGAATGAAAATTATCCCGATCATCGCAATAGCCGTTACCGGGTTCTGGATTAATGCGGTTTATTCACAGGCGTTGACAGACACAAATTCTGCGATTATTCAGCACACGATTCATTCTGATATTCTGCAACGGGACCAGCATATCCAAATATATCTTCCCGATGCGTATGTTAGCGCATCGCGCCGTTTCCCGGTGCTGTATATCCTCGATGGCCAGTTTTATTTTTATTATGGCGTTGCTTTTCAGCAAACATCGGAATGGCAGAGCAAATCGCCGGAATTTATTGTGGTTGGTATCTCTACGAGCGATAAACAGCTTCGCGAACTGGATTTCGATATCGACCAGCGGCGCCAAAATTATCGCGAATTTCTGGAAAAAGAGCTAATCACATTTGTCGATAGAACCTACCGGACGATGGATGACCGCATGATTTTCGGTTGGCAGTCTGCCGGGTATCTGGTGATCGAAACATTATTCCAGCGACCTGATTTGTTTACCGCATATTTTGTCGCCAGCGGTGCCGTTGCCGATTCGGCTGACTTCGAGCAATTTGCCAAGCGCGGACTGGCATCCGAAAGATTTCTTTACTATACCCTCAGCTCCAGCGAAACCTGGGCGTTGGGTGCGTTTAACGATATCACCAAAAAGCTGGACGAAAAAGCGCCCGAATTTTTGCGCTGGAAAAACGAAATGCTGCCGGAGGAAGATCACTGGTCGACGCCATATCGCACCATTTACCGGGGGATAACCGAATACTATCGCCCGTTTCAACCGCTGCAATTCGATAGTCTTGAGGCTTTTGAACTTGCCGGTGGGTTGGATCAGTTGGTCAGCCATTACCAACAAAGAAGGGAGCGGTATGGCGTATCTCCGGCAATCCATCCCTCAACCATTTTCAACCTGTTAATGCTTTCAATGCGGGCTGATGATTACACGTCGTTCCATTTTTTTATGAACCACTTTACGGGTGAAGTTCCCGGGCTTTATCCGGCTCGCTGGCATCATCGATACGGCGCGTTTTATTTACAACACGATCAGCCGCAACAGGCGTTGGTTGTATATCAAAAGGCAATTGAACGGATGCCCGGGGAAGCGCAATTATATGCGGGAATGGCGGAAGTTTTCCTGAAGCTCGGAGATAAAAAGCAGGCAGCTGTGGCGTATCAAAAAGCAGCAGAAATTGCCAAAGCAATGGACGATCCCGAATGGATGGAATACAGTAAAAAACAATAGTGGCACTACCTGGTTGATTGCGCAATACTTTTTCCAAATCGAGAAATAAAAAATTATAAAATGAATTTCATTTAATGGGTTGGTATCTTGTTGTTGTTTGTTATCGATAAACCCAAATGGAACGAAAATTATGCCGAAATCCGCGAAACCTTCTCCGGGCGTGTTGCTCCGCAAACCGTTTGAAGATGAAATCAACCGTTGTAAAAATGCCATTACCACCAACCCGAATGACCCTACTTTTTACGCATATCTGGCACATGCGTATATTGTGTTGTGGTGTTATGGTTTTATTCCGCATGCAGAAGCGCTTCCTCCAGCTACTGAAGCGGTTGAAAAAGCGTTGGCAATTGATCCGGAATGCGGTATGGCGCATACCGTTTTGGGGCTGATCCGGGAGTCGCACTGGCAATGGGACGCTATTGAAAGCGAGCTGAAACTGGGCATCCAGTTCGCGCCGGACGATGCGCTGGCACATAACTGGTATGCCAATTATCTGTATGCCAACAGCCGTTTTGCAGAAGCTTATATAATGGCGGAAACAGCCGTAACGCTGTCATCGGACCCCGGATTGAAGATCGGTTTGGGCGCCATCAGCTATTTTACGCAGGATTTTGAACGATTGAAGCGGGAAATGCTGGCGGTGATTGCGGATCATCCCGATTATGCCCCGGCGTATGACTGGCTGGGAATGGCATATATCCAGCTTCAGGAATTTGATAAATCCATAGAAGCATACGAAACGGCTGCAAAACTTTCCGGCAGATTGGCGGAGATATTGGGCGGGTTGGGTCATGCCTATGGCATCGCCGGAAGGGAAATCGACGCCCGGAACATCCTGAACGAAATGAAGGAATATGCCGAAAGCGTGCATGTGCCGCCGGTGCAAATCGCTTTTGTTTACGCCGGTTTGGGGGATGATAACAACACTATCGCGATGCTGGAACGCGCCTTTGCCGAGAAATCGTGGGAACTGATTTTTATACGAACAGAACCGTGGTTTGAACATTTGCACGATGATTCCCGGTTTCAACGGATTGTTGAGCGAATGCAATTCCTGCCGTTGGGCTAATTCAATAGCACCGGGTTTAAGCCCGGTGCTATTGAATTTCGGTAATTAATGTGCGTTCGGGCAGCCGCAGCCGGGCAGTGTGATGCCTTCGCCGGGTTGCCAGATCATCGCGTCGGAGGTGTTGGGATTTTCCCAATAAAACGGCATCCGCTTGAAGTTGCCGGTCACCGTTTCGTTCATCGAATCTGCATCAAATAACCGACCGTTGACCATCACATATTTCACAAATTCAGTGTTGCGGATGTTTTCCAGCGGGTTTTTGTCCAGCACCACCAGATCGGCCAGTTTGCCGGTTTCCAGCGAACCGATATCGTGATCCATCCCGATGTAATGCGCTCCGTTCAGCGTTCCGGCGCGGAGCACTTCCAACGGCGTCATGCCGCCCTGGGCAAACATCCACAATTCCCAATGGGCACCCAATCCCTGCAATTGTCCGTGTGCACCAAGATTCACCTTCACACCGAGGTCGGTCAGCGCTTTGCAAATTTTTGCATGTTCCACATGTCCATATTCGTCATCCGGGGAGATATCCCGGCGGCGGCTGCGCGAATCAACAATCGCCCGGGGCGTAAAGTTCAGCAGGCGCGATTTTTCCCAAACGTTGGTGTGGTGATACCAGTAGCGCTCACCGGACTGCGTGCCGTAGCTGACCACCAATGTTGGCGTGTATCCGGTTTCGCTGTTCGACCATAATTTCAGCACATCGTCATACACCGGCGCGATGGGAATATTGTGTTCGATGCCGCTGTGCCCGTCCAGAATCATGCTCATGTTGTGGAAAAAGAACGAGCCGCCTTCCGGCACCACATTCATTTCCAGTTCGCGAGCTGCCTGAATCACCTGCTGGCGCTGTTCTCGGCGTGGCTGGTTGTAGCTTTTTACGGAGAATGCGCCGACCGCTTTCATCCGGCGCAAATGCGAACGGGCATCGTCCAGACTGTTGATCACTGCCTTGAAATCGCCTTCCGCACCGTAAAGAATCGTCCCGGTGGAGTAAACCCGCGGTCCAACCATTTTCCCGGCTTTCACCAGTTCCGATTGGGAAAAGACCACTTCGGTGGT
This genomic window contains:
- a CDS encoding tetratricopeptide repeat protein; this translates as MPKSAKPSPGVLLRKPFEDEINRCKNAITTNPNDPTFYAYLAHAYIVLWCYGFIPHAEALPPATEAVEKALAIDPECGMAHTVLGLIRESHWQWDAIESELKLGIQFAPDDALAHNWYANYLYANSRFAEAYIMAETAVTLSSDPGLKIGLGAISYFTQDFERLKREMLAVIADHPDYAPAYDWLGMAYIQLQEFDKSIEAYETAAKLSGRLAEILGGLGHAYGIAGREIDARNILNEMKEYAESVHVPPVQIAFVYAGLGDDNNTIAMLERAFAEKSWELIFIRTEPWFEHLHDDSRFQRIVERMQFLPLG
- a CDS encoding cache domain-containing protein, producing the protein MVKTFILNQLHSIHGKVMLAVTTVMVLVLAANVVISNYAIQKYEAYTASLTNKLLTETYEKELMSTTQTAVSIVKAVYQRTDLNSAEKLALTRSLLHPVRFGKEGYFFGYELNTGVNLIHGSKPELNGKNLWDAKDANQEYFIQALNKNSQKDGVFTKYFYPKINSGANESYPKLATSYLIPEANMWIGTGAYIDDIETNQAKFSTEIHDMIGGYKATALQFFIILSIVSLISISFVVKKITRPIKTVTAIAKSISLGDLDHRISSTRKDEVGQLLQSFQLMGDYLQSMANTAEKLSTFDLTADVHLQSEKDRLGLAFTQMVDSLKHQVKEISEMVRVLNAAANQVSASSTVASQATSQISAAIQQLSIGASEQSNATVQANSSVLEMKRTIDGVAEGVNKQSEAVAKTANFSNQMAYEIKQVAKSVKVGMEMATNATGAANKGAEIVNSTINVMQVIKTKVDKSAEKMLEMNKSSEQVGSIIETIDDIASQINLLALNAAIEAARAGEHGKGFAVVADEVRKLAEKSSNATNKIAAHLNAIKSNVVSAISSMEEGLAEIQNGVEHSNQAGNAIQTIIHAVKNVNAQVNGISNASIKMSESSNDMISAMHLVSDIVDQNSAAAEEMAASSVQISQVIGNIAHVSEEISSAIADVGKATEQMDQQVSAASTSSQSLGEIAVALSNIINQFKLLDKPAVGRDERVPTVEISAPYTVQV
- a CDS encoding phage tail protein, giving the protein MADDGQATFEWKAPQFHFQVNWGGVLMSFQEVTGLDSDTDPIKYRSGNSDAISLAEMPGLKKSGNIILKRGTVASDTAFREWFNQIQLNEIKRVPVTIRLMDETGAATTTWTVTNAYPLKISGTTLDDGSGNAAIESIEVANDGFTIG
- a CDS encoding dihydrofolate reductase family protein, with translation MRKIIAALNMTIDGVCDHTAGIPDAELHQHYTNLLDQGDTILYGRTTYQLMEYWRTVLEHPSEEQAMNDFARAIDRIPKIVFSRTLNTVDWESATLATRDLKDEVLALKQSRNGGSKPIFVGSRSLIIQLIKLNLIDECQLCIHPVVAGKGLPLFEDINDRILFKLVKHKTFNSGAVILYYQPK